The Vespula vulgaris chromosome 4, iyVesVulg1.1, whole genome shotgun sequence genome has a segment encoding these proteins:
- the LOC127062983 gene encoding cyclin-dependent kinase 12 isoform X3 gives MPSSRDIERGERNGRFRSRRRSSAGSDVNRHSFESSDKSRHRRHGKSKSSGKKKKKRSRDKSVESVPTVASSIVKPLVEYSDVSSEDLSEPEAGEIQSEDSRGNSYTDGDVPETVLQRRYYRSSPQRTLGASPISLSPSPPVQHRHSNRHYSSNEQQPATSMHSGTPEYEEESRRYARRKEKKHKREKKKKRSLSPSSSIGKKKKRKSKRCSHSLSPHHITEEIIISPDHEKPVENWSESPPLPLKDSTSPISPATPQEQRCLSDVELELLRQPRNVTPPPLSPVRQTESPHTPLLPPRATTPIGNKTSASTRKHSPERQKHSPNMHTRHSPASPNATTSSTRRRPHSPSPARRRDHSPPRRRDFSPMLHRTRHSPSPSTLRRREFSPSPVSHRRRGGDPPTSPSASKRRRKEGGSDRRYRHHEKDRRDKRKSRSIRSPTGSRLTLPLSRSRSRSLGRWTRKIQSRSRSRSRRRSRSPKKSRSPSKSHKSSRKHKSKSPRPSRIPSPSPHRSRARSPTSITARNLRVQAKISETSLFAELVKDRNMRELAYKKLQAAKEKAVNQDEVQIIEGTDEKDSSTGVSENKSNFDNKSKSLGYKDPSKSSNETIKSVDIINIPVPVTEDNNLAGRTPPLPILSTHSTPSNPMPRTSAPSHTIVRTSPTMSVSNNCHATITITNSPSIPANMSAQAPPLPQPETRNTSGLSHVPVPVPIPVPVPSTVLANLSVPPPPIPIPVPAPNTVMSKFNSPNNLVPLKSVDPPKPPIVAFKTKSLSRLPLPPGINQNDLENIDSPPSHSPSPPSKAQMKFPSSTPKPPQKKSIKDLPMPPVVPGSEDLSGEEDPNATPPQHVIERVTPKPKLKRPKILKRRGSRNCHTPMSASGGKDWGERCVDVFEVIAQIGEGTYGQVYKAQDKRAGVLVALKKVRLENEKEGFPITAVREIKILRQLNHKNIVNLREIVTDKQDALDFRKDKGSFYLVFEYMDHDLMGLLESGMVDFNEMNNASIMKQLLDGLNYCHSKNFLHRDIKCSNILMNNKGEVKLADFGLARLYNAEDRQRPYTNKVITLWYRPPELLLGEERYGPAIDVWSCGCILGELFSKKPLFQVKANVEMMQLEMISRICGTPTPAVWPSVIKLPLWHTLKPKRSHRRRLREEFSFMPAPALDLLDKMLELDPEKRITAADALKSNWLKNVQPEQMPAPQLPTWQDCHELWSKKRKRQLRDQHESSAGRMPLLTLPNRGGPHRAIEDISDVGGSSKRLKMEAGYNSHANRLNTESHYGGDGLFNQSGPFLVSPSSYYYNSSPSMKVSNNPKGDITSHITEGNAENTLARKLSILTNALNQGKPIRVDDLMSLRSDNETDPKVVQLLGDLHAELRLAGNTRPSGQLESHIPILNPPSIDKKMVPVGSFDAHAVYAGDDAVSSGRWSQLATIGVRSALSALMSCYGLETCNPSPSITRPPD, from the exons ATGCCTAGCAGTCGTGACATCGAAAGAGGAGAACGTAATGGGAGATTTCGATCAAGGAGGAGAAGTAGTGCAGGCAGTGATGTAAATCGTCATAGCTTTGAAAGCTCCGATAAAAGCAGACATAGACGGCATGGCAAGAGTAAAAGTTCtggcaaaaagaagaagaagaggtcaCGTGACAAATCTGTAGAAAGTGTACCGACTGTAGCTTCTTCTATTGTGAAACCATTGGTGGAATACTCTGATGTAAGTAGCGAAGATTTATCAGAACCAGAAGCAGGAGAAATTCAATCAGAGGATAGCAGAGGTAATAGTTATACGGATGGAGATGTACCTGAAACAGTTCTGCAAAGGAGGTATTACAGAAGTAGTCCTCAACGAACTCTTGGAGCATCACCAATTAGTCTTTCACCTTCTCCTCCAGTACAGCATAGACATTCTAACAGACATTATTCATCAAATGAACAACAACCCGCAACAAGTATGCATAGCGGTACACCAGAGTATGAAGAAGAATCTAGACGTTAtgcaagaaggaaagagaaaaaacataaacgagagaaaaagaagaaaagaagtttgAGTCCTTCATCTAGtattggaaaaaagaagaaaagaaaatctaaacGATGCTCTCACAGCCTTAGTCCTCATCATATAActgaagaaattataattagtCCAGATCATGAAAAACCAGTTGAAAATTGGTCTGAATCCCCACCTTTACCTTTGAAGGATAGTACTTCTCCTATATCACCTGCTACTCCTCAGGAGCAAAGATGTCTTAGCGATGTAGAACTTGAATTATTAAGGCAACCTAGGAATGTTACGCCTCCACCTCTTTCACCTGTTCGGCAAACAGAATCACCGCATACACCATTATTACCACCTAGAGCAACAACGCCAATAGGTAACAAAACAAGTGCATCTACAAGAAAGCATAGTCCAGAGAGACAGAAGCATAGTCCCAACATGCATACAAGACATAGTCCTGCTAGTCCCAATGCAACAACCAGTTCAACTCGTAGACGTCCTCACAGTCCTAGTCCAGCAAGACGTAGAGATCATAGCCCGCCACGAAGAAGAGATTTTAGTCCAATGTTGCATAGAACGAGACATAGTCCTAGTCCATCAACATTAAGACGACGAGAATTTAGTCCAAGTCCTGTGAGTCATAGAAGAAGAGGGGGTGATCCTCCTACCTCTCCTTCTGCAAGTAAACGTagaaggaaggagggaggATCTGATCGAAGGTATAGACATCATGAAAAAGACAGAAGggacaaaagaaaatcaagatCAATTAGAAGTCCTACTGGCAGCAG gtTAACTCTTCCACTTTCTCGATCAAGATCTCGTAGTCTTGGACGATGGACTAGAAAAATTCAATCGCGTTCAAGATCGCGTTCACGAAGAAGAAGTCGAAGTCCTAAGAAATCACGTTCTCCTAGCAAATCTCATAAATCGTCGAGAAAGCATAAATCAAAAAGCCCACGTCCGTCGAGGATTCCTTCTCCATCTCCGCATAGATCAAGAGCCAGAAGCCCAACAAGTATTACTGCAAGAAATCTTAGGGTGCAAGCAAAAATTAGTGAAACTAGTTTGTTTGCGGAACttgtaaaagatagaaatatgaGAGAATTAGCATATAAAAAGCTACAAGCAGCAAAGGAGAAAGCTGTCAATCAAGATGAAGTTCAAATTATAGAAGGCACAGATGAGAAAGATTCAAGTACTGGCGTATCTGAAAATAAGTCTAACTTTGATAACAAAAGCAAATCTTTAGGTTACAAGGATCCATCAAAATCGTCGAATGAAACCATAAAATCTgttgatattattaacattcCAGTTCCGGTCAcagaagataataatttagCAGGAAGAACTCCACCTTTACCGATACTCTCGACACATAGTACACCTTCAAATCCTATGCCAAGGACCAGTGCACCATCTCACACCATTGTGCGTACATCACCTACAATGTCTGTATCCAACAATTGCCatgctactattactattacgaaTAGTCCGAGCATTCCAGCTAATATGAGTGCACAGGCTCCACCACTGCCTCAACCTGAGACTAGAAATACATCAGGCTTGTCACATGTACCTGTACCAGTGCCTATTCCTGTACCAGTACCATCAACAGTTCTTGCAAATTTATCAGTTCCTCCACCACCTATTCCTATTCCAGTTCCAGCACCAAATACAGTTATGTCCAAATTTAATTCACCAAATAATTTAGTTCCTTTGAAATCCGTGGATCCGCCAAAGCCGCCTATCGTAGCGTTTAAGACAAAAAGTTTATCAAGATTACCTTTACCACCTGGTATTAATCAGAACGATTTGGAGAATATAGATTCACCTCCTAGTCATTCTCCAAGTCCACCCAGTAAAGCACAAATGAAATTCCCATCTTCAACTCCAAAACCACCGCAGAAGAAGAGCATCAAAGATTTACCAATGCCACCAG tCGTTCCTGGATCTGAGGATTTGAGCGGAGAAGAAGATCCAAATGCGACACCTCCACAACATGTGATCGAACGTGTTACTCCAAAACCGAAATTGAAGAGgccaaaaatattaaaaagaagaggtTCACGAAATTGTCACACTCCTATGTCTGCCTCTGGTGGAAAGGATTGGGGCGAGCGTTGCGTCGATGTGTTTGAAGTAATTGCACAGATTGGAGAAGGCACTTATGGCCAAGTGTATAAAGCTCAAGATAAGCGAGCAGGTGTACTTGTTGCCTTAAAGAAAGTTCgcttagaaaatgaaaaagaaggttTTCCTATAACAGCGGTCcgcgagataaaaatattgagaCAATTAAATCACAAAAACATTGTTAATCTTCGAGAAATAGTGACTGATAAGCAAGATGCTTTAGATTTTAGAAAG gaCAAAGgatcattttatttagtttttgaATATATGGATCACGATTTAATGGGACTCCTAGAATCTGGCATGgttgattttaatgaaatgaatAATGCCAGTATCATGAAGCAATTATTAGATGGACTTAATTACTGTCACAGCAAAAATTTCTTACATAGAGATATCAAATGttctaatatattaatgaataataa AGGAGAAGTGAAACTAGCTGATTTCGGATTAGCGAGGCTTTATAATGCGGAAGATCGACAAAGACCATATACAAATAAAGTTATTACGTTATGGTACAGACCACCTGAGTTATTATTGGGCGAAGAACGATACGGGCCTGCTATTGATGTTTGGAGTTGTGGTTGTATTTTGGGAGAATTGTTTTCTAAAAAACCTTTATTTCAGGTGAAG GCAAATGTAGAAATGATGCAATTAGAAATGATTTCCCGAATTTGTGGTACACCTACTCCAGCTGTTTGGCCGTCTGTCATAAAATTACCCTTATGGCATACGCTTAAACCAAAAAGGTCACATAGACGACGTTTAAGAGAAGAGTTTTCTTTTATGCCTGCACCAGCATTAGATCTTCTGGATAAAATGTTGGAGTTAGATCCTGAAAAACGAATAACAGCAGCTGATGCATTGAAAAGTAATTGGTTGAAAAATGTCCAACCTGAGCA GATGCCAGCACCTCAGTTGCCAACATGGCAGGATTGTCATGAATTGTGGAGCAAAAAGCGAAAACGTCAGTTACGGGATCAACATGAGAGCTCTGCGGGAAGAATGCCTCTTCTTACTCTTCCAAATAGAGGAGGCCCTCATAGGGCCATTGAAGATATATCAGACGTTGGAGG GTCTTCTAAACGGTTGAAGATGGAAGCAGGCTACAATTCTCATGCAAATCGTCTTAATACAGAATCTCATTATGGGGGAGATGGATTATTTAATCAGAGTGGTCCTTTTTTGGTTTCTCCATCATCATACTACTATAATAGCTCTCCATCAATGAAAGTATCTAATAATCCAAAAGGAGATATCACTTCACACATCACAGAAGGAAATGCAGAAAATACTCTTGCACGAAAACTTAGCATTCTCACAAATGCCTTAAATCAAGGGAAGCCAATTCGTGTTGATGATCTGATGTCATTGCGATCAGACAACGAG ACTGATCCAAAAGTAGTGCAACTGTTAGGAGATCTGCATGCTGAACTACGCCTTGCAGGAAATACAAGGCCAAGCGGGCAACTGGAATCTCATATTCCTATATTGAATCCACCTTCTATAg aTAAAAAGATGGTTCCAGTAGGAAGTTTCGATGCACATGCTGTATATGCAGGTGACGATGCAGTAAGTTCTGGTAGATGGTCACAACTGGCAACAATCGGTGTACGCAGTGCTCTGTCTGCACTTATGTCATGTTATGGTTTGGAAACTTGTAATCCTTCCCCTTCTATCACTCGACCCCCAG ATTGA
- the LOC127062983 gene encoding cyclin-dependent kinase 12 isoform X1 encodes MPSSRDIERGERNGRFRSRRRSSAGSDVNRHSFESSDKSRHRRHGKSKSSGKKKKKRSRDKSVESVPTVASSIVKPLVEYSDVSSEDLSEPEAGEIQSEDSRGNSYTDGDVPETVLQRRYYRSSPQRTLGASPISLSPSPPVQHRHSNRHYSSNEQQPATSMHSGTPEYEEESRRYARRKEKKHKREKKKKRSLSPSSSIGKKKKRKSKRCSHSLSPHHITEEIIISPDHEKPVENWSESPPLPLKDSTSPISPATPQEQRCLSDVELELLRQPRNVTPPPLSPVRQTESPHTPLLPPRATTPIGNKTSASTRKHSPERQKHSPNMHTRHSPASPNATTSSTRRRPHSPSPARRRDHSPPRRRDFSPMLHRTRHSPSPSTLRRREFSPSPVSHRRRGGDPPTSPSASKRRRKEGGSDRRYRHHEKDRRDKRKSRSIRSPTGSRLTLPLSRSRSRSLGRWTRKIQSRSRSRSRRRSRSPKKSRSPSKSHKSSRKHKSKSPRPSRIPSPSPHRSRARSPTSITARNLRVQAKISETSLFAELVKDRNMRELAYKKLQAAKEKAVNQDEVQIIEGTDEKDSSTGVSENKSNFDNKSKSLGYKDPSKSSNETIKSVDIINIPVPVTEDNNLAGRTPPLPILSTHSTPSNPMPRTSAPSHTIVRTSPTMSVSNNCHATITITNSPSIPANMSAQAPPLPQPETRNTSGLSHVPVPVPIPVPVPSTVLANLSVPPPPIPIPVPAPNTVMSKFNSPNNLVPLKSVDPPKPPIVAFKTKSLSRLPLPPGINQNDLENIDSPPSHSPSPPSKAQMKFPSSTPKPPQKKSIKDLPMPPVVPGSEDLSGEEDPNATPPQHVIERVTPKPKLKRPKILKRRGSRNCHTPMSASGGKDWGERCVDVFEVIAQIGEGTYGQVYKAQDKRAGVLVALKKVRLENEKEGFPITAVREIKILRQLNHKNIVNLREIVTDKQDALDFRKDKGSFYLVFEYMDHDLMGLLESGMVDFNEMNNASIMKQLLDGLNYCHSKNFLHRDIKCSNILMNNKGEVKLADFGLARLYNAEDRQRPYTNKVITLWYRPPELLLGEERYGPAIDVWSCGCILGELFSKKPLFQVKANVEMMQLEMISRICGTPTPAVWPSVIKLPLWHTLKPKRSHRRRLREEFSFMPAPALDLLDKMLELDPEKRITAADALKSNWLKNVQPEQMPAPQLPTWQDCHELWSKKRKRQLRDQHESSAGRMPLLTLPNRGGPHRAIEDISDVGGSSKRLKMEAGYNSHANRLNTESHYGGDGLFNQSGPFLVSPSSYYYNSSPSMKVSNNPKGDITSHITEGNAENTLARKLSILTNALNQGKPIRVDDLMSLRSDNETDPKVVQLLGDLHAELRLAGNTRPSGQLESHIPILNPPSIDKKMVPVGSFDAHAVYAGDDAVSSGRWSQLATIGVRSALSALMSCYGLETCNPSPSITRPPGKLSTNLEHNLFHPSTSS; translated from the exons ATGCCTAGCAGTCGTGACATCGAAAGAGGAGAACGTAATGGGAGATTTCGATCAAGGAGGAGAAGTAGTGCAGGCAGTGATGTAAATCGTCATAGCTTTGAAAGCTCCGATAAAAGCAGACATAGACGGCATGGCAAGAGTAAAAGTTCtggcaaaaagaagaagaagaggtcaCGTGACAAATCTGTAGAAAGTGTACCGACTGTAGCTTCTTCTATTGTGAAACCATTGGTGGAATACTCTGATGTAAGTAGCGAAGATTTATCAGAACCAGAAGCAGGAGAAATTCAATCAGAGGATAGCAGAGGTAATAGTTATACGGATGGAGATGTACCTGAAACAGTTCTGCAAAGGAGGTATTACAGAAGTAGTCCTCAACGAACTCTTGGAGCATCACCAATTAGTCTTTCACCTTCTCCTCCAGTACAGCATAGACATTCTAACAGACATTATTCATCAAATGAACAACAACCCGCAACAAGTATGCATAGCGGTACACCAGAGTATGAAGAAGAATCTAGACGTTAtgcaagaaggaaagagaaaaaacataaacgagagaaaaagaagaaaagaagtttgAGTCCTTCATCTAGtattggaaaaaagaagaaaagaaaatctaaacGATGCTCTCACAGCCTTAGTCCTCATCATATAActgaagaaattataattagtCCAGATCATGAAAAACCAGTTGAAAATTGGTCTGAATCCCCACCTTTACCTTTGAAGGATAGTACTTCTCCTATATCACCTGCTACTCCTCAGGAGCAAAGATGTCTTAGCGATGTAGAACTTGAATTATTAAGGCAACCTAGGAATGTTACGCCTCCACCTCTTTCACCTGTTCGGCAAACAGAATCACCGCATACACCATTATTACCACCTAGAGCAACAACGCCAATAGGTAACAAAACAAGTGCATCTACAAGAAAGCATAGTCCAGAGAGACAGAAGCATAGTCCCAACATGCATACAAGACATAGTCCTGCTAGTCCCAATGCAACAACCAGTTCAACTCGTAGACGTCCTCACAGTCCTAGTCCAGCAAGACGTAGAGATCATAGCCCGCCACGAAGAAGAGATTTTAGTCCAATGTTGCATAGAACGAGACATAGTCCTAGTCCATCAACATTAAGACGACGAGAATTTAGTCCAAGTCCTGTGAGTCATAGAAGAAGAGGGGGTGATCCTCCTACCTCTCCTTCTGCAAGTAAACGTagaaggaaggagggaggATCTGATCGAAGGTATAGACATCATGAAAAAGACAGAAGggacaaaagaaaatcaagatCAATTAGAAGTCCTACTGGCAGCAG gtTAACTCTTCCACTTTCTCGATCAAGATCTCGTAGTCTTGGACGATGGACTAGAAAAATTCAATCGCGTTCAAGATCGCGTTCACGAAGAAGAAGTCGAAGTCCTAAGAAATCACGTTCTCCTAGCAAATCTCATAAATCGTCGAGAAAGCATAAATCAAAAAGCCCACGTCCGTCGAGGATTCCTTCTCCATCTCCGCATAGATCAAGAGCCAGAAGCCCAACAAGTATTACTGCAAGAAATCTTAGGGTGCAAGCAAAAATTAGTGAAACTAGTTTGTTTGCGGAACttgtaaaagatagaaatatgaGAGAATTAGCATATAAAAAGCTACAAGCAGCAAAGGAGAAAGCTGTCAATCAAGATGAAGTTCAAATTATAGAAGGCACAGATGAGAAAGATTCAAGTACTGGCGTATCTGAAAATAAGTCTAACTTTGATAACAAAAGCAAATCTTTAGGTTACAAGGATCCATCAAAATCGTCGAATGAAACCATAAAATCTgttgatattattaacattcCAGTTCCGGTCAcagaagataataatttagCAGGAAGAACTCCACCTTTACCGATACTCTCGACACATAGTACACCTTCAAATCCTATGCCAAGGACCAGTGCACCATCTCACACCATTGTGCGTACATCACCTACAATGTCTGTATCCAACAATTGCCatgctactattactattacgaaTAGTCCGAGCATTCCAGCTAATATGAGTGCACAGGCTCCACCACTGCCTCAACCTGAGACTAGAAATACATCAGGCTTGTCACATGTACCTGTACCAGTGCCTATTCCTGTACCAGTACCATCAACAGTTCTTGCAAATTTATCAGTTCCTCCACCACCTATTCCTATTCCAGTTCCAGCACCAAATACAGTTATGTCCAAATTTAATTCACCAAATAATTTAGTTCCTTTGAAATCCGTGGATCCGCCAAAGCCGCCTATCGTAGCGTTTAAGACAAAAAGTTTATCAAGATTACCTTTACCACCTGGTATTAATCAGAACGATTTGGAGAATATAGATTCACCTCCTAGTCATTCTCCAAGTCCACCCAGTAAAGCACAAATGAAATTCCCATCTTCAACTCCAAAACCACCGCAGAAGAAGAGCATCAAAGATTTACCAATGCCACCAG tCGTTCCTGGATCTGAGGATTTGAGCGGAGAAGAAGATCCAAATGCGACACCTCCACAACATGTGATCGAACGTGTTACTCCAAAACCGAAATTGAAGAGgccaaaaatattaaaaagaagaggtTCACGAAATTGTCACACTCCTATGTCTGCCTCTGGTGGAAAGGATTGGGGCGAGCGTTGCGTCGATGTGTTTGAAGTAATTGCACAGATTGGAGAAGGCACTTATGGCCAAGTGTATAAAGCTCAAGATAAGCGAGCAGGTGTACTTGTTGCCTTAAAGAAAGTTCgcttagaaaatgaaaaagaaggttTTCCTATAACAGCGGTCcgcgagataaaaatattgagaCAATTAAATCACAAAAACATTGTTAATCTTCGAGAAATAGTGACTGATAAGCAAGATGCTTTAGATTTTAGAAAG gaCAAAGgatcattttatttagtttttgaATATATGGATCACGATTTAATGGGACTCCTAGAATCTGGCATGgttgattttaatgaaatgaatAATGCCAGTATCATGAAGCAATTATTAGATGGACTTAATTACTGTCACAGCAAAAATTTCTTACATAGAGATATCAAATGttctaatatattaatgaataataa AGGAGAAGTGAAACTAGCTGATTTCGGATTAGCGAGGCTTTATAATGCGGAAGATCGACAAAGACCATATACAAATAAAGTTATTACGTTATGGTACAGACCACCTGAGTTATTATTGGGCGAAGAACGATACGGGCCTGCTATTGATGTTTGGAGTTGTGGTTGTATTTTGGGAGAATTGTTTTCTAAAAAACCTTTATTTCAGGTGAAG GCAAATGTAGAAATGATGCAATTAGAAATGATTTCCCGAATTTGTGGTACACCTACTCCAGCTGTTTGGCCGTCTGTCATAAAATTACCCTTATGGCATACGCTTAAACCAAAAAGGTCACATAGACGACGTTTAAGAGAAGAGTTTTCTTTTATGCCTGCACCAGCATTAGATCTTCTGGATAAAATGTTGGAGTTAGATCCTGAAAAACGAATAACAGCAGCTGATGCATTGAAAAGTAATTGGTTGAAAAATGTCCAACCTGAGCA GATGCCAGCACCTCAGTTGCCAACATGGCAGGATTGTCATGAATTGTGGAGCAAAAAGCGAAAACGTCAGTTACGGGATCAACATGAGAGCTCTGCGGGAAGAATGCCTCTTCTTACTCTTCCAAATAGAGGAGGCCCTCATAGGGCCATTGAAGATATATCAGACGTTGGAGG GTCTTCTAAACGGTTGAAGATGGAAGCAGGCTACAATTCTCATGCAAATCGTCTTAATACAGAATCTCATTATGGGGGAGATGGATTATTTAATCAGAGTGGTCCTTTTTTGGTTTCTCCATCATCATACTACTATAATAGCTCTCCATCAATGAAAGTATCTAATAATCCAAAAGGAGATATCACTTCACACATCACAGAAGGAAATGCAGAAAATACTCTTGCACGAAAACTTAGCATTCTCACAAATGCCTTAAATCAAGGGAAGCCAATTCGTGTTGATGATCTGATGTCATTGCGATCAGACAACGAG ACTGATCCAAAAGTAGTGCAACTGTTAGGAGATCTGCATGCTGAACTACGCCTTGCAGGAAATACAAGGCCAAGCGGGCAACTGGAATCTCATATTCCTATATTGAATCCACCTTCTATAg aTAAAAAGATGGTTCCAGTAGGAAGTTTCGATGCACATGCTGTATATGCAGGTGACGATGCAGTAAGTTCTGGTAGATGGTCACAACTGGCAACAATCGGTGTACGCAGTGCTCTGTCTGCACTTATGTCATGTTATGGTTTGGAAACTTGTAATCCTTCCCCTTCTATCACTCGACCCCCAGGTAAATTATCAACCAACCTGGAACATAACCTATTCCACCCCTCAACTTCCTCTTAA